Proteins encoded within one genomic window of Magnetococcales bacterium:
- a CDS encoding DegT/DnrJ/EryC1/StrS family aminotransferase, with the protein MQFIDLRAQYQAYREAIDAAIREVVESAQFINGPQVKSLEQALAAYVGTEQAVGFSSGTDSLRAVLMAWGIGPGDEVVTTPFTFIATSEVIVAQGAKPVFVDVEEDTLNIDPARIEAAITPRTRAILPVSLFGQCADLHAINAIAARHGLHVMEDACQSLGATSHGQYSGSLCQAGATSFFPAKTLGCYGDGGMVFTSDAALAEKLRIIREHGQAARYRHAMVGINGRLDTLQAAILLAKLPHFEAEIASRQEVAQRYMAGLAGKVRLPNIRPYNRSVFSQFTIRVPNRDQVAERLKQAGIPTAVHYPVPLHRQPVFTDLEQDLGYGEEAFPVASQAAREVLSLPMHPFLTAAQQEEVVQAVVAAVS; encoded by the coding sequence ATGCAGTTCATCGACCTGCGGGCCCAATACCAAGCCTATCGGGAGGCGATCGACGCCGCCATCCGGGAGGTGGTCGAATCGGCCCAATTCATCAACGGTCCCCAGGTGAAGTCCCTGGAACAGGCTCTGGCCGCTTATGTCGGCACCGAACAGGCCGTGGGCTTCTCCTCGGGAACCGACAGTTTGCGTGCGGTTCTGATGGCCTGGGGCATCGGTCCGGGTGACGAGGTCGTCACCACACCCTTCACCTTCATCGCCACTTCCGAAGTGATCGTGGCGCAAGGGGCCAAACCGGTTTTCGTCGACGTGGAGGAGGATACCCTCAATATCGATCCCGCCCGCATCGAAGCCGCCATCACGCCGCGCACCCGGGCGATTCTGCCGGTCAGCCTCTTCGGGCAGTGCGCCGATCTTCACGCCATCAACGCCATTGCCGCCCGCCACGGGCTGCATGTCATGGAAGATGCCTGCCAATCCCTGGGGGCCACCAGTCACGGGCAATACTCCGGTTCGCTGTGTCAGGCGGGGGCCACCTCGTTCTTCCCGGCCAAAACCCTGGGATGTTACGGGGACGGCGGCATGGTCTTCACCTCCGATGCGGCATTGGCCGAAAAGCTGCGCATCATTCGCGAACATGGTCAGGCAGCCCGGTATCGCCATGCCATGGTGGGTATCAACGGGCGTCTCGACACCCTTCAGGCCGCCATTCTGCTGGCCAAGCTGCCCCATTTCGAAGCGGAAATCGCCAGTCGGCAGGAGGTGGCGCAGCGGTACATGGCCGGACTTGCCGGCAAGGTGCGTCTGCCCAATATCCGTCCCTATAATCGCAGCGTTTTTTCCCAATTCACCATTCGCGTGCCCAACCGGGATCAGGTGGCCGAGCGGTTGAAGCAGGCGGGTATTCCCACGGCGGTGCATTATCCGGTTCCGTTGCATCGCCAGCCGGTGTTCACCGATCTGGAGCAGGATCTGGGATACGGCGAAGAGGCTTTCCCCGTGGCCTCCCAGGCGGCGCGGGAGGTGCTTTCCCTGCCGATGCATCCTTTTCTGACCGCGGCCCAGCAGGAGGAGGTGGTCCAGGCGGTGGTGGCGGCGGTATCCTGA